A single region of the Mustela lutreola isolate mMusLut2 chromosome 2, mMusLut2.pri, whole genome shotgun sequence genome encodes:
- the TEX55 gene encoding testis-specific expressed protein 55 isoform X2, with protein sequence MEEPPEEAPAESLAPESTAKSPDDSHTDGQEDNWQNQDEENVEDQTDPRTVEQAAQRMSGQTDRKGSEPTGLQASDQMDLRGSDHANVAQRSASDQDDPRMYAQTDRRTSRQSNHVQVEETDSQMFLPPEQRTSEQSERRKSPHQAESRDYGQIDRRISSQTEPRAYEQSHHRSSVSSEQRASEQIGHRMPSQSDNRTLEQIDSRLSGLVKRRTSEKMDSRLSGLAERRTSEKMDSRLSGLAERRTSEKIGHRPSNQADLVPSLKTHQDVYEEAADQADRSADHLFVDNADYSEEMEHLMAEENYYKDYLANYGAPGQYDDRIFAQFGDIKAYKEAEPRIEPCEFETKETTGDNSPVSVETDNESETYLPTFGSFSARFTSDLQAKDQVYSQRFPYISPKLDYIISQEKTEAVETKPDDVPEHQEGRKSFGYNQTYRRQFPPIVYEDPYQVSLRYMEKHHILQIFQITENLVYEKPEDPLSFMLCQVQEMIENRDKSETYKE encoded by the exons ATGGAAGAGCCTCCCGAAGAGGCTCCCGCAGAATCCTTGGCACCTGAAAGCACAGCCAAGTCCCCAGATGACAGCCACACAGATGGCCAGGAAGACAACTGGCAGAACCAGGATGAAGAAAATGTAGAGGACCAGACTGATCCCAGAACAGTTGAGCAGGCTGCCCAAAGAATGTCCGGACAGACTGACCGCAAAGGATCTGAACCCACCGGGCTCCAAGCTTCTGATCAAATGGATCTCAGGGGATCTGACCACGCTAATGTTGCTCAGCGTAGTGCATCTGATCAGGACGACCCAAGAATGTATGCACAGACAGACAGGAGGACATCTAGACAATCCAATCATGTACAGGTGGAAGAAACTGACAGCCAGATGTTTCTACCACCTGAACAAAGAACTTCTGAGCAGTCTGAACGCAGGAAGTCCCCCCACCAGGCTGAAAGCAGAGATTACGGGCAGATTGACCGCAGAATCTCCAGCCAGACTGAGCCAAGAGCTTATGAGCAGAGTCACCATAGATCGTCTGTCTCATCAGAACAACGAGCCTCTGAACAGATTGGCCACAGAATGCCCAGCCAGTCTGACAACAGAACTTTAGAACAGATCGACAGCAGGTTGTCTGGCCTGGTCAAACGAAGAACTTCTGAAAAGATGGACAGCAGGTTGTCTGGCCTGGCTGAACGAAGAACTTCTGAAAAGATGGACAGCAGGTTGTCTGGCCTGGCTGAACGAAGAACTTCTGAAAAGATTGGTCATAGACCATCTAACCAAGCTGACCTCGTACCATCTCTAAAGACTCACCAAGATGTGTATGAGGAAGCTGCTGACCAAGCTGACCGCAGTGCCGATCACCTTTTCGTTGACAATGCTGACTACAGCGAGGAGATGGAACACTTAATGGCTGAAGAGAATTACTACAAGGACTACCTAGCTAACTATGGAGCACCTGGCCAGTATGACGACAGAATATTTGCCCAGTTTGGTGACATTAAGGCGTACAAAGAAGCTGAGCCCAGAATAGAACCCTGTGAATTTGAGACCAAAGAAACCACCGGTGACAATTCTCCAGTTTCAGTTGAGACTGACAATGAAAGTGAGACCTATCTGCCAACCTTTGGCTCGTTTAGTGCCAGATTCACCAGTGATTTGCAAGCAAAAGACCAAGTATATTCCCAGAGATTCCCCTATATCTCACCCAAGTTGGACTATATCATCAGTCAAGAAAAAACTGAAGCTGTAGAAACCAAGCCT GATGATGTTCCAGAAcaccaagaaggaaggaaatcttttGGATACAATCAAACTTATAGGAGGCAGTTCCCTCCTATTGTATATGAAGATCCTTATCAAGTTTCACTACGATACATGGAGAAGCACCACATTCTGCAAATATTCCAG
- the TEX55 gene encoding testis-specific expressed protein 55 isoform X5 translates to MEEPPEEAPAESLAPESTAKSPDDSHTDGQEDNWQNQDEENVEDQTDPRTVEQAAQRMSGQTDRKGSEPTGLQASDQMDLRGSDHANVAQRSASDQDDPRMYAQTDRRTSRQSNHVQVEETDSQMFLPPEQRTSEQSERRKSPHQAESRDYGQIDRRISSQTEPRAYEQSHHRSSVSSEQRASEQIGHRMPSQSDNRTLEQIDSRLSGLVKRRTSEKMDSRLSGLAERRTSEKMDSRLSGLAERRTSEKIGHRPSNQADLVPSLKTHQDVYEEAADQADRSADHLFVDNADYSEEMEHLMAEENYYKDYLANYGAPGQYDDRIFAQFGDIKAYKEAEPRIEPCEFETKETTGDNSPVSVETDNESETYLPTFGSFSARFTSDLQAKDQVYSQRFPYISPKLDYIISQEKTEAVETKPDDVPEHQEGRKSFGYNQTYRRQFPPIVYEDPYQVSLRYMEKHHILQIFQFQ, encoded by the exons ATGGAAGAGCCTCCCGAAGAGGCTCCCGCAGAATCCTTGGCACCTGAAAGCACAGCCAAGTCCCCAGATGACAGCCACACAGATGGCCAGGAAGACAACTGGCAGAACCAGGATGAAGAAAATGTAGAGGACCAGACTGATCCCAGAACAGTTGAGCAGGCTGCCCAAAGAATGTCCGGACAGACTGACCGCAAAGGATCTGAACCCACCGGGCTCCAAGCTTCTGATCAAATGGATCTCAGGGGATCTGACCACGCTAATGTTGCTCAGCGTAGTGCATCTGATCAGGACGACCCAAGAATGTATGCACAGACAGACAGGAGGACATCTAGACAATCCAATCATGTACAGGTGGAAGAAACTGACAGCCAGATGTTTCTACCACCTGAACAAAGAACTTCTGAGCAGTCTGAACGCAGGAAGTCCCCCCACCAGGCTGAAAGCAGAGATTACGGGCAGATTGACCGCAGAATCTCCAGCCAGACTGAGCCAAGAGCTTATGAGCAGAGTCACCATAGATCGTCTGTCTCATCAGAACAACGAGCCTCTGAACAGATTGGCCACAGAATGCCCAGCCAGTCTGACAACAGAACTTTAGAACAGATCGACAGCAGGTTGTCTGGCCTGGTCAAACGAAGAACTTCTGAAAAGATGGACAGCAGGTTGTCTGGCCTGGCTGAACGAAGAACTTCTGAAAAGATGGACAGCAGGTTGTCTGGCCTGGCTGAACGAAGAACTTCTGAAAAGATTGGTCATAGACCATCTAACCAAGCTGACCTCGTACCATCTCTAAAGACTCACCAAGATGTGTATGAGGAAGCTGCTGACCAAGCTGACCGCAGTGCCGATCACCTTTTCGTTGACAATGCTGACTACAGCGAGGAGATGGAACACTTAATGGCTGAAGAGAATTACTACAAGGACTACCTAGCTAACTATGGAGCACCTGGCCAGTATGACGACAGAATATTTGCCCAGTTTGGTGACATTAAGGCGTACAAAGAAGCTGAGCCCAGAATAGAACCCTGTGAATTTGAGACCAAAGAAACCACCGGTGACAATTCTCCAGTTTCAGTTGAGACTGACAATGAAAGTGAGACCTATCTGCCAACCTTTGGCTCGTTTAGTGCCAGATTCACCAGTGATTTGCAAGCAAAAGACCAAGTATATTCCCAGAGATTCCCCTATATCTCACCCAAGTTGGACTATATCATCAGTCAAGAAAAAACTGAAGCTGTAGAAACCAAGCCT GATGATGTTCCAGAAcaccaagaaggaaggaaatcttttGGATACAATCAAACTTATAGGAGGCAGTTCCCTCCTATTGTATATGAAGATCCTTATCAAGTTTCACTACGATACATGGAGAAGCACCACATTCTGCAAATATTCCAG
- the TEX55 gene encoding testis-specific expressed protein 55 isoform X3: MEEPPEEAPAESLAPESTAKSPDDSHTDGQEDNWQNQDEENVEDQTDPRTVEQAAQRMSGQTDRKGSEPTGLQASDQMDLRGSDHANVAQRSASDQDDPRMYAQTDRRTSRQSNHVQVEETDSQMFLPPEQRTSEQSERRKSPHQAESRDYGQIDRRISSQTEPRAYEQSHHRSSVSSEQRASEQIGHRMPSQSDNRTLEQIDSRLSGLVKRRTSEKMDSRLSGLAERRTSEKMDSRLSGLAERRTSEKIGHRPSNQADLVPSLKTHQDVYEEAADQADRSADHLFVDNADYSEEMEHLMAEENYYKDYLANYGAPGQYDDRIFAQFGDIKAYKEAEPRIEPCEFETKETTGDNSPVSVETDNESETYLPTFGSFSARFTSDLQAKDQVYSQRFPYISPKLDYIISQEKTEAVETKPDDVPEHQEGRKSFGYNQTYRRQFPPIVYEDPYQVSLRYMEKHHILQIFQQITENLVYEKPEDPLSFMLCQFQ; this comes from the exons ATGGAAGAGCCTCCCGAAGAGGCTCCCGCAGAATCCTTGGCACCTGAAAGCACAGCCAAGTCCCCAGATGACAGCCACACAGATGGCCAGGAAGACAACTGGCAGAACCAGGATGAAGAAAATGTAGAGGACCAGACTGATCCCAGAACAGTTGAGCAGGCTGCCCAAAGAATGTCCGGACAGACTGACCGCAAAGGATCTGAACCCACCGGGCTCCAAGCTTCTGATCAAATGGATCTCAGGGGATCTGACCACGCTAATGTTGCTCAGCGTAGTGCATCTGATCAGGACGACCCAAGAATGTATGCACAGACAGACAGGAGGACATCTAGACAATCCAATCATGTACAGGTGGAAGAAACTGACAGCCAGATGTTTCTACCACCTGAACAAAGAACTTCTGAGCAGTCTGAACGCAGGAAGTCCCCCCACCAGGCTGAAAGCAGAGATTACGGGCAGATTGACCGCAGAATCTCCAGCCAGACTGAGCCAAGAGCTTATGAGCAGAGTCACCATAGATCGTCTGTCTCATCAGAACAACGAGCCTCTGAACAGATTGGCCACAGAATGCCCAGCCAGTCTGACAACAGAACTTTAGAACAGATCGACAGCAGGTTGTCTGGCCTGGTCAAACGAAGAACTTCTGAAAAGATGGACAGCAGGTTGTCTGGCCTGGCTGAACGAAGAACTTCTGAAAAGATGGACAGCAGGTTGTCTGGCCTGGCTGAACGAAGAACTTCTGAAAAGATTGGTCATAGACCATCTAACCAAGCTGACCTCGTACCATCTCTAAAGACTCACCAAGATGTGTATGAGGAAGCTGCTGACCAAGCTGACCGCAGTGCCGATCACCTTTTCGTTGACAATGCTGACTACAGCGAGGAGATGGAACACTTAATGGCTGAAGAGAATTACTACAAGGACTACCTAGCTAACTATGGAGCACCTGGCCAGTATGACGACAGAATATTTGCCCAGTTTGGTGACATTAAGGCGTACAAAGAAGCTGAGCCCAGAATAGAACCCTGTGAATTTGAGACCAAAGAAACCACCGGTGACAATTCTCCAGTTTCAGTTGAGACTGACAATGAAAGTGAGACCTATCTGCCAACCTTTGGCTCGTTTAGTGCCAGATTCACCAGTGATTTGCAAGCAAAAGACCAAGTATATTCCCAGAGATTCCCCTATATCTCACCCAAGTTGGACTATATCATCAGTCAAGAAAAAACTGAAGCTGTAGAAACCAAGCCT GATGATGTTCCAGAAcaccaagaaggaaggaaatcttttGGATACAATCAAACTTATAGGAGGCAGTTCCCTCCTATTGTATATGAAGATCCTTATCAAGTTTCACTACGATACATGGAGAAGCACCACATTCTGCAAATATTCCAG
- the TEX55 gene encoding testis-specific expressed protein 55 isoform X1 → MEEPPEEAPAESLAPESTAKSPDDSHTDGQEDNWQNQDEENVEDQTDPRTVEQAAQRMSGQTDRKGSEPTGLQASDQMDLRGSDHANVAQRSASDQDDPRMYAQTDRRTSRQSNHVQVEETDSQMFLPPEQRTSEQSERRKSPHQAESRDYGQIDRRISSQTEPRAYEQSHHRSSVSSEQRASEQIGHRMPSQSDNRTLEQIDSRLSGLVKRRTSEKMDSRLSGLAERRTSEKMDSRLSGLAERRTSEKIGHRPSNQADLVPSLKTHQDVYEEAADQADRSADHLFVDNADYSEEMEHLMAEENYYKDYLANYGAPGQYDDRIFAQFGDIKAYKEAEPRIEPCEFETKETTGDNSPVSVETDNESETYLPTFGSFSARFTSDLQAKDQVYSQRFPYISPKLDYIISQEKTEAVETKPDDVPEHQEGRKSFGYNQTYRRQFPPIVYEDPYQVSLRYMEKHHILQIFQQITENLVYEKPEDPLSFMLCQVQEMIENRDKSETYKE, encoded by the exons ATGGAAGAGCCTCCCGAAGAGGCTCCCGCAGAATCCTTGGCACCTGAAAGCACAGCCAAGTCCCCAGATGACAGCCACACAGATGGCCAGGAAGACAACTGGCAGAACCAGGATGAAGAAAATGTAGAGGACCAGACTGATCCCAGAACAGTTGAGCAGGCTGCCCAAAGAATGTCCGGACAGACTGACCGCAAAGGATCTGAACCCACCGGGCTCCAAGCTTCTGATCAAATGGATCTCAGGGGATCTGACCACGCTAATGTTGCTCAGCGTAGTGCATCTGATCAGGACGACCCAAGAATGTATGCACAGACAGACAGGAGGACATCTAGACAATCCAATCATGTACAGGTGGAAGAAACTGACAGCCAGATGTTTCTACCACCTGAACAAAGAACTTCTGAGCAGTCTGAACGCAGGAAGTCCCCCCACCAGGCTGAAAGCAGAGATTACGGGCAGATTGACCGCAGAATCTCCAGCCAGACTGAGCCAAGAGCTTATGAGCAGAGTCACCATAGATCGTCTGTCTCATCAGAACAACGAGCCTCTGAACAGATTGGCCACAGAATGCCCAGCCAGTCTGACAACAGAACTTTAGAACAGATCGACAGCAGGTTGTCTGGCCTGGTCAAACGAAGAACTTCTGAAAAGATGGACAGCAGGTTGTCTGGCCTGGCTGAACGAAGAACTTCTGAAAAGATGGACAGCAGGTTGTCTGGCCTGGCTGAACGAAGAACTTCTGAAAAGATTGGTCATAGACCATCTAACCAAGCTGACCTCGTACCATCTCTAAAGACTCACCAAGATGTGTATGAGGAAGCTGCTGACCAAGCTGACCGCAGTGCCGATCACCTTTTCGTTGACAATGCTGACTACAGCGAGGAGATGGAACACTTAATGGCTGAAGAGAATTACTACAAGGACTACCTAGCTAACTATGGAGCACCTGGCCAGTATGACGACAGAATATTTGCCCAGTTTGGTGACATTAAGGCGTACAAAGAAGCTGAGCCCAGAATAGAACCCTGTGAATTTGAGACCAAAGAAACCACCGGTGACAATTCTCCAGTTTCAGTTGAGACTGACAATGAAAGTGAGACCTATCTGCCAACCTTTGGCTCGTTTAGTGCCAGATTCACCAGTGATTTGCAAGCAAAAGACCAAGTATATTCCCAGAGATTCCCCTATATCTCACCCAAGTTGGACTATATCATCAGTCAAGAAAAAACTGAAGCTGTAGAAACCAAGCCT GATGATGTTCCAGAAcaccaagaaggaaggaaatcttttGGATACAATCAAACTTATAGGAGGCAGTTCCCTCCTATTGTATATGAAGATCCTTATCAAGTTTCACTACGATACATGGAGAAGCACCACATTCTGCAAATATTCCAG
- the TEX55 gene encoding testis-specific expressed protein 55 isoform X4 produces MEEPPEEAPAESLAPESTAKSPDDSHTDGQEDNWQNQDEENVEDQTDPRTVEQAAQRMSGQTDRKGSEPTGLQASDQMDLRGSDHANVAQRSASDQDDPRMYAQTDRRTSRQSNHVQVEETDSQMFLPPEQRTSEQSERRKSPHQAESRDYGQIDRRISSQTEPRAYEQSHHRSSVSSEQRASEQIGHRMPSQSDNRTLEQIDSRLSGLVKRRTSEKMDSRLSGLAERRTSEKMDSRLSGLAERRTSEKIGHRPSNQADLVPSLKTHQDVYEEAADQADRSADHLFVDNADYSEEMEHLMAEENYYKDYLANYGAPGQYDDRIFAQFGDIKAYKEAEPRIEPCEFETKETTGDNSPVSVETDNESETYLPTFGSFSARFTSDLQAKDQVYSQRFPYISPKLDYIISQEKTEAVETKPDDVPEHQEGRKSFGYNQTYRRQFPPIVYEDPYQVSLRYMEKHHILQIFQITENLVYEKPEDPLSFMLCQFQ; encoded by the exons ATGGAAGAGCCTCCCGAAGAGGCTCCCGCAGAATCCTTGGCACCTGAAAGCACAGCCAAGTCCCCAGATGACAGCCACACAGATGGCCAGGAAGACAACTGGCAGAACCAGGATGAAGAAAATGTAGAGGACCAGACTGATCCCAGAACAGTTGAGCAGGCTGCCCAAAGAATGTCCGGACAGACTGACCGCAAAGGATCTGAACCCACCGGGCTCCAAGCTTCTGATCAAATGGATCTCAGGGGATCTGACCACGCTAATGTTGCTCAGCGTAGTGCATCTGATCAGGACGACCCAAGAATGTATGCACAGACAGACAGGAGGACATCTAGACAATCCAATCATGTACAGGTGGAAGAAACTGACAGCCAGATGTTTCTACCACCTGAACAAAGAACTTCTGAGCAGTCTGAACGCAGGAAGTCCCCCCACCAGGCTGAAAGCAGAGATTACGGGCAGATTGACCGCAGAATCTCCAGCCAGACTGAGCCAAGAGCTTATGAGCAGAGTCACCATAGATCGTCTGTCTCATCAGAACAACGAGCCTCTGAACAGATTGGCCACAGAATGCCCAGCCAGTCTGACAACAGAACTTTAGAACAGATCGACAGCAGGTTGTCTGGCCTGGTCAAACGAAGAACTTCTGAAAAGATGGACAGCAGGTTGTCTGGCCTGGCTGAACGAAGAACTTCTGAAAAGATGGACAGCAGGTTGTCTGGCCTGGCTGAACGAAGAACTTCTGAAAAGATTGGTCATAGACCATCTAACCAAGCTGACCTCGTACCATCTCTAAAGACTCACCAAGATGTGTATGAGGAAGCTGCTGACCAAGCTGACCGCAGTGCCGATCACCTTTTCGTTGACAATGCTGACTACAGCGAGGAGATGGAACACTTAATGGCTGAAGAGAATTACTACAAGGACTACCTAGCTAACTATGGAGCACCTGGCCAGTATGACGACAGAATATTTGCCCAGTTTGGTGACATTAAGGCGTACAAAGAAGCTGAGCCCAGAATAGAACCCTGTGAATTTGAGACCAAAGAAACCACCGGTGACAATTCTCCAGTTTCAGTTGAGACTGACAATGAAAGTGAGACCTATCTGCCAACCTTTGGCTCGTTTAGTGCCAGATTCACCAGTGATTTGCAAGCAAAAGACCAAGTATATTCCCAGAGATTCCCCTATATCTCACCCAAGTTGGACTATATCATCAGTCAAGAAAAAACTGAAGCTGTAGAAACCAAGCCT GATGATGTTCCAGAAcaccaagaaggaaggaaatcttttGGATACAATCAAACTTATAGGAGGCAGTTCCCTCCTATTGTATATGAAGATCCTTATCAAGTTTCACTACGATACATGGAGAAGCACCACATTCTGCAAATATTCCAG